Proteins from one Ictidomys tridecemlineatus isolate mIctTri1 chromosome 14, mIctTri1.hap1, whole genome shotgun sequence genomic window:
- the Fgfr1 gene encoding fibroblast growth factor receptor 1 isoform X4 yields MWSWKCLLFWAVLVTATLCTARPAPTLPEQAQPWGAPVEVESLLVHPGDLLQLRCRLRDDVQSINWLRDGVQLVESNRTRITGEEVEVRDSVPADSGLYTCVTSSPSGSDTTYFSVNVSDALPSSEDDDDDDDSSSEEKETDNTKPNPVAPYWTSPEKMEKKLHAVPAAKTVKFKCPSSGTPNPTLRWLKNGKEFKPDHRIGGYKVRYATWSIIMDSVVPSDKGNYTCIVENEYGSINHTYQLDVVERSPHRPILQAGLPANKTVALGSNVEFMCKVYSDPQPHIQWLKHIEVNGSKIGPDNLPYVQILKTAGVNTTDKEMEVLHLRNVSFEDAGEYTCLAGNSIGLSHHSAWLTVLEALEERPAVMTSPLYLEIIIYCTGAFLISCMVGSVIIYKMKSGTKKSDFHSQMAVHKLAKSIPLRRQVTVSADSSASMNSGVLLVRPSRLSSSGTPMLAGVSEYELPEDPRWELPRDRLVLGKPLGEGCFGQVVLAEAIGLDKDKPNRVTKVAVKMLKSDATEKDLSDLISEMEMMKMIGKHKNIINLLGACTQDGPLYVIVEYASKGNLREFLQARRPPGLEYCYNPSHNPEEQLSSKDLVSCAYQVARGMEYLASKKCIHRDLAARNVLVTEDNVMKIADFGLARDIHHIDYYKKTTNGRLPVKWMAPEALFDRIYTHQSDVWSFGVLLWEIFTLGGSPYPGVPVEELFKLLKEGHRMDKPSNCTNELYMMMRDCWHAVPSQRPTFKQLVEDLDRIVALTSNQEYLDLSMPLDQYSPSFPDTRSSTCSSGEDSVFSHEPLPEEPCLPRHPTQLANGGLKRR; encoded by the exons CTCAGCCCTGGGGAGCCCCTGTGGAAGTGGAGTCCCTCCTGGTCCACCCTGGTGACCTGCTGCAGCTTCGCTGTCGGCTGCGGGACGATGTGCAGAGCATCAACTGGCTGCGAGACGGGGTACAGCTGGTGGAAAGCAACCGTACCCGCATCACaggggaggaggtggaggtgcGGGATTCCGTGCCCGCGGACTCTGGCCTCTACACCTGTGTGACCAGCAGCCCCTCTGGCAGCGACACCACCTACTTCTCCGTCAATGTCTCAG ATGCACTCCCCTCCTCGGAGGATGACGATGACGATGATGACTCCTcttcagaggagaaagagacagacaacaccaaaccaaacc CCGTAGCTCCATATTGGACATCCCcagaaaagatggaaaagaaattgCATGCCGTGCCAGCTGCCAAGACAGTGAAGTTCAAATGCCCTTCCAGTGGGACACCTAACCCCACACTGCGCTGGTTGAAAAATGGGAAAGAATTCAAACCTGACCACAGGATTGGAGGCTACAAG GTCCGTTATGCCACCTGGAGCATCATAATGGACTCTGTGGTACCTTCAGACAAAGGCAACTACACCTGTATTGTGGAGAATGAGTATGGCAGCATTAACCACACCTATCAGCTCGACGTCGTGG AGCGGTCCCCACATCGGCCTATCCTACAGGCAGGATTGCCTGCCAACAAGACAGTGGCCCTGGGCAGCAATGTGGAGTTCATGTGTAAGGTGTACAGTGACCCACAGCCCCACATCCAGTGGCTGAAGCACATCGAGGTGAATGGGAGTAAGATTGGTCCAGACAACCTGCCTTATGTCCAGATCTTGAAG ACTGCCGGAGTTAATACCACCGACAAAGAGATGGAAGTGCTTCATTTAAGAAATGTCTCCTTTGAGGACGCGGGGGAGTATACGTGCTTGGCGGGTAACTCTATCGGACTCTCCCATCACTCTGCATGGTTGACCGTTCTGGAAG CCCTGGAAGAGAGACCGGCAGTGATGACCTCGCCCCTGTACCTGGAGATCATCATCTACTGCACAGGGGCCTTCCTCATCTCCTGCATGGTGGGCTCTGTCATCATCTACAAGATGAAGAGTGGTACCAAGAAGAGTGACTTCCATAGCCAGATGGCCGTGCACAAGCTGGCCAAGAGCATCCCTCTGCGCAGACAGGTAACAG TGTCAGCTGACTCCAGTGCATCCATGAACTCTGGGGTACTTCTGGTTCGACCCTCTCGTCTCTCCTCCAGTGGGACCCCCATGCTAGCTGGGGTCTCTGAATATGAGCTTCCTGAAGATCCCCGATGGGAGCTACCCAGAGACAG ACTGGTCTTAGGTAAACCTCTGGGAGAAGGCTGCTTTGGGCAGGTGGTATTGGCAGAGGCCATTGGGCTGGACAAGGACAAACCCAACCGTGTGACCAAAGTGGCCGTGAAGATGTTGAAGT CGGATGCAACAGAGAAGGACCTGTCAGACCTGATCTCAGAGATGGAAATGATGAAGATGATCGGGAAACACAAGAACATCATCAACCTGCTGGGGGCCTGCACTCAAGATG GTCCTTTGTACGTCATTGTGGAGTATGCTTCTAAGGGTAACCTGCGGGAGTTCCTGCAGGCCCGGAGGCCCCCGGGTCTGGAATACTgttacaaccccagccacaaCCCAGAGGAACAGCTTTCCTCCAAGGACCTGGTATCCTGTGCCTATCAGGTGGCCCGAGGCATGGAGTATCTTGCCTCCAAGAAG TGCATCCACCGAGATCTAGCTGCCAGGAATGTCCTGGTGACAGAGGACAATGTCATGAAGATTGCAGACTTTGGCCTAGCTAGGGACATTCACCACATCGACTACTATAAAAAGACAACCAAC GGCCGGCTACCTGTTAAGTGGATGGCTCCTGAGGCACTGTTTGACCGGATCTATACCCATCAGAGTGATGT GTGGTCTTTTGGGGTGCTCCTGTGGGAAATCTTCACTCTGGGTGGTTCCCCGTATCCTGGTGTGCCTGTGGAGGAGCTTTTCAAGCTGCTGAAGGAAGGTCATCGAATGGACAAACCCAGTAACTGCACCAACGAGCT GTACATGATGATGCGGGACTGCTGGCATGCGGTGCCCTCTCAGAGACCTACCTTCAAGCAGCTGGTGGAAGACCTGGACCGCATTGTGGCTTTGACCTCCAATCAG GAGTATCTGGATCTGTCAATGCCCCTAGACCAGTACTCGCCCAGCTTTCCTGACACCCGAAGCTCTACCTGCTCCTCGGGGGAGGATTCCGTCTTCTCTCATGAGCCGTTGCCTGAGGAGCCCTGTCTGCCCCGACACCCTACCCAACTTGCCAATGGTGGACTCAAACGACGCTGA
- the Fgfr1 gene encoding fibroblast growth factor receptor 1 isoform X5, translating to MWSWKCLLFWAVLVTATLCTARPAPTLPEQDALPSSEDDDDDDDSSSEEKETDNTKPNRMPVAPYWTSPEKMEKKLHAVPAAKTVKFKCPSSGTPNPTLRWLKNGKEFKPDHRIGGYKVRYATWSIIMDSVVPSDKGNYTCIVENEYGSINHTYQLDVVERSPHRPILQAGLPANKTVALGSNVEFMCKVYSDPQPHIQWLKHIEVNGSKIGPDNLPYVQILKTAGVNTTDKEMEVLHLRNVSFEDAGEYTCLAGNSIGLSHHSAWLTVLEALEERPAVMTSPLYLEIIIYCTGAFLISCMVGSVIIYKMKSGTKKSDFHSQMAVHKLAKSIPLRRQVTVSADSSASMNSGVLLVRPSRLSSSGTPMLAGVSEYELPEDPRWELPRDRLVLGKPLGEGCFGQVVLAEAIGLDKDKPNRVTKVAVKMLKSDATEKDLSDLISEMEMMKMIGKHKNIINLLGACTQDGPLYVIVEYASKGNLREFLQARRPPGLEYCYNPSHNPEEQLSSKDLVSCAYQVARGMEYLASKKCIHRDLAARNVLVTEDNVMKIADFGLARDIHHIDYYKKTTNGRLPVKWMAPEALFDRIYTHQSDVWSFGVLLWEIFTLGGSPYPGVPVEELFKLLKEGHRMDKPSNCTNELYMMMRDCWHAVPSQRPTFKQLVEDLDRIVALTSNQEYLDLSMPLDQYSPSFPDTRSSTCSSGEDSVFSHEPLPEEPCLPRHPTQLANGGLKRR from the exons ATGCACTCCCCTCCTCGGAGGATGACGATGACGATGATGACTCCTcttcagaggagaaagagacagacaacaccaaaccaaaccgtATGC CCGTAGCTCCATATTGGACATCCCcagaaaagatggaaaagaaattgCATGCCGTGCCAGCTGCCAAGACAGTGAAGTTCAAATGCCCTTCCAGTGGGACACCTAACCCCACACTGCGCTGGTTGAAAAATGGGAAAGAATTCAAACCTGACCACAGGATTGGAGGCTACAAG GTCCGTTATGCCACCTGGAGCATCATAATGGACTCTGTGGTACCTTCAGACAAAGGCAACTACACCTGTATTGTGGAGAATGAGTATGGCAGCATTAACCACACCTATCAGCTCGACGTCGTGG AGCGGTCCCCACATCGGCCTATCCTACAGGCAGGATTGCCTGCCAACAAGACAGTGGCCCTGGGCAGCAATGTGGAGTTCATGTGTAAGGTGTACAGTGACCCACAGCCCCACATCCAGTGGCTGAAGCACATCGAGGTGAATGGGAGTAAGATTGGTCCAGACAACCTGCCTTATGTCCAGATCTTGAAG ACTGCCGGAGTTAATACCACCGACAAAGAGATGGAAGTGCTTCATTTAAGAAATGTCTCCTTTGAGGACGCGGGGGAGTATACGTGCTTGGCGGGTAACTCTATCGGACTCTCCCATCACTCTGCATGGTTGACCGTTCTGGAAG CCCTGGAAGAGAGACCGGCAGTGATGACCTCGCCCCTGTACCTGGAGATCATCATCTACTGCACAGGGGCCTTCCTCATCTCCTGCATGGTGGGCTCTGTCATCATCTACAAGATGAAGAGTGGTACCAAGAAGAGTGACTTCCATAGCCAGATGGCCGTGCACAAGCTGGCCAAGAGCATCCCTCTGCGCAGACAGGTAACAG TGTCAGCTGACTCCAGTGCATCCATGAACTCTGGGGTACTTCTGGTTCGACCCTCTCGTCTCTCCTCCAGTGGGACCCCCATGCTAGCTGGGGTCTCTGAATATGAGCTTCCTGAAGATCCCCGATGGGAGCTACCCAGAGACAG ACTGGTCTTAGGTAAACCTCTGGGAGAAGGCTGCTTTGGGCAGGTGGTATTGGCAGAGGCCATTGGGCTGGACAAGGACAAACCCAACCGTGTGACCAAAGTGGCCGTGAAGATGTTGAAGT CGGATGCAACAGAGAAGGACCTGTCAGACCTGATCTCAGAGATGGAAATGATGAAGATGATCGGGAAACACAAGAACATCATCAACCTGCTGGGGGCCTGCACTCAAGATG GTCCTTTGTACGTCATTGTGGAGTATGCTTCTAAGGGTAACCTGCGGGAGTTCCTGCAGGCCCGGAGGCCCCCGGGTCTGGAATACTgttacaaccccagccacaaCCCAGAGGAACAGCTTTCCTCCAAGGACCTGGTATCCTGTGCCTATCAGGTGGCCCGAGGCATGGAGTATCTTGCCTCCAAGAAG TGCATCCACCGAGATCTAGCTGCCAGGAATGTCCTGGTGACAGAGGACAATGTCATGAAGATTGCAGACTTTGGCCTAGCTAGGGACATTCACCACATCGACTACTATAAAAAGACAACCAAC GGCCGGCTACCTGTTAAGTGGATGGCTCCTGAGGCACTGTTTGACCGGATCTATACCCATCAGAGTGATGT GTGGTCTTTTGGGGTGCTCCTGTGGGAAATCTTCACTCTGGGTGGTTCCCCGTATCCTGGTGTGCCTGTGGAGGAGCTTTTCAAGCTGCTGAAGGAAGGTCATCGAATGGACAAACCCAGTAACTGCACCAACGAGCT GTACATGATGATGCGGGACTGCTGGCATGCGGTGCCCTCTCAGAGACCTACCTTCAAGCAGCTGGTGGAAGACCTGGACCGCATTGTGGCTTTGACCTCCAATCAG GAGTATCTGGATCTGTCAATGCCCCTAGACCAGTACTCGCCCAGCTTTCCTGACACCCGAAGCTCTACCTGCTCCTCGGGGGAGGATTCCGTCTTCTCTCATGAGCCGTTGCCTGAGGAGCCCTGTCTGCCCCGACACCCTACCCAACTTGCCAATGGTGGACTCAAACGACGCTGA
- the Fgfr1 gene encoding fibroblast growth factor receptor 1 isoform X6 yields the protein MWSWKCLLFWAVLVTATLCTARPAPTLPEQDALPSSEDDDDDDDSSSEEKETDNTKPNPVAPYWTSPEKMEKKLHAVPAAKTVKFKCPSSGTPNPTLRWLKNGKEFKPDHRIGGYKVRYATWSIIMDSVVPSDKGNYTCIVENEYGSINHTYQLDVVERSPHRPILQAGLPANKTVALGSNVEFMCKVYSDPQPHIQWLKHIEVNGSKIGPDNLPYVQILKTAGVNTTDKEMEVLHLRNVSFEDAGEYTCLAGNSIGLSHHSAWLTVLEALEERPAVMTSPLYLEIIIYCTGAFLISCMVGSVIIYKMKSGTKKSDFHSQMAVHKLAKSIPLRRQVTVSADSSASMNSGVLLVRPSRLSSSGTPMLAGVSEYELPEDPRWELPRDRLVLGKPLGEGCFGQVVLAEAIGLDKDKPNRVTKVAVKMLKSDATEKDLSDLISEMEMMKMIGKHKNIINLLGACTQDGPLYVIVEYASKGNLREFLQARRPPGLEYCYNPSHNPEEQLSSKDLVSCAYQVARGMEYLASKKCIHRDLAARNVLVTEDNVMKIADFGLARDIHHIDYYKKTTNGRLPVKWMAPEALFDRIYTHQSDVWSFGVLLWEIFTLGGSPYPGVPVEELFKLLKEGHRMDKPSNCTNELYMMMRDCWHAVPSQRPTFKQLVEDLDRIVALTSNQEYLDLSMPLDQYSPSFPDTRSSTCSSGEDSVFSHEPLPEEPCLPRHPTQLANGGLKRR from the exons ATGCACTCCCCTCCTCGGAGGATGACGATGACGATGATGACTCCTcttcagaggagaaagagacagacaacaccaaaccaaacc CCGTAGCTCCATATTGGACATCCCcagaaaagatggaaaagaaattgCATGCCGTGCCAGCTGCCAAGACAGTGAAGTTCAAATGCCCTTCCAGTGGGACACCTAACCCCACACTGCGCTGGTTGAAAAATGGGAAAGAATTCAAACCTGACCACAGGATTGGAGGCTACAAG GTCCGTTATGCCACCTGGAGCATCATAATGGACTCTGTGGTACCTTCAGACAAAGGCAACTACACCTGTATTGTGGAGAATGAGTATGGCAGCATTAACCACACCTATCAGCTCGACGTCGTGG AGCGGTCCCCACATCGGCCTATCCTACAGGCAGGATTGCCTGCCAACAAGACAGTGGCCCTGGGCAGCAATGTGGAGTTCATGTGTAAGGTGTACAGTGACCCACAGCCCCACATCCAGTGGCTGAAGCACATCGAGGTGAATGGGAGTAAGATTGGTCCAGACAACCTGCCTTATGTCCAGATCTTGAAG ACTGCCGGAGTTAATACCACCGACAAAGAGATGGAAGTGCTTCATTTAAGAAATGTCTCCTTTGAGGACGCGGGGGAGTATACGTGCTTGGCGGGTAACTCTATCGGACTCTCCCATCACTCTGCATGGTTGACCGTTCTGGAAG CCCTGGAAGAGAGACCGGCAGTGATGACCTCGCCCCTGTACCTGGAGATCATCATCTACTGCACAGGGGCCTTCCTCATCTCCTGCATGGTGGGCTCTGTCATCATCTACAAGATGAAGAGTGGTACCAAGAAGAGTGACTTCCATAGCCAGATGGCCGTGCACAAGCTGGCCAAGAGCATCCCTCTGCGCAGACAGGTAACAG TGTCAGCTGACTCCAGTGCATCCATGAACTCTGGGGTACTTCTGGTTCGACCCTCTCGTCTCTCCTCCAGTGGGACCCCCATGCTAGCTGGGGTCTCTGAATATGAGCTTCCTGAAGATCCCCGATGGGAGCTACCCAGAGACAG ACTGGTCTTAGGTAAACCTCTGGGAGAAGGCTGCTTTGGGCAGGTGGTATTGGCAGAGGCCATTGGGCTGGACAAGGACAAACCCAACCGTGTGACCAAAGTGGCCGTGAAGATGTTGAAGT CGGATGCAACAGAGAAGGACCTGTCAGACCTGATCTCAGAGATGGAAATGATGAAGATGATCGGGAAACACAAGAACATCATCAACCTGCTGGGGGCCTGCACTCAAGATG GTCCTTTGTACGTCATTGTGGAGTATGCTTCTAAGGGTAACCTGCGGGAGTTCCTGCAGGCCCGGAGGCCCCCGGGTCTGGAATACTgttacaaccccagccacaaCCCAGAGGAACAGCTTTCCTCCAAGGACCTGGTATCCTGTGCCTATCAGGTGGCCCGAGGCATGGAGTATCTTGCCTCCAAGAAG TGCATCCACCGAGATCTAGCTGCCAGGAATGTCCTGGTGACAGAGGACAATGTCATGAAGATTGCAGACTTTGGCCTAGCTAGGGACATTCACCACATCGACTACTATAAAAAGACAACCAAC GGCCGGCTACCTGTTAAGTGGATGGCTCCTGAGGCACTGTTTGACCGGATCTATACCCATCAGAGTGATGT GTGGTCTTTTGGGGTGCTCCTGTGGGAAATCTTCACTCTGGGTGGTTCCCCGTATCCTGGTGTGCCTGTGGAGGAGCTTTTCAAGCTGCTGAAGGAAGGTCATCGAATGGACAAACCCAGTAACTGCACCAACGAGCT GTACATGATGATGCGGGACTGCTGGCATGCGGTGCCCTCTCAGAGACCTACCTTCAAGCAGCTGGTGGAAGACCTGGACCGCATTGTGGCTTTGACCTCCAATCAG GAGTATCTGGATCTGTCAATGCCCCTAGACCAGTACTCGCCCAGCTTTCCTGACACCCGAAGCTCTACCTGCTCCTCGGGGGAGGATTCCGTCTTCTCTCATGAGCCGTTGCCTGAGGAGCCCTGTCTGCCCCGACACCCTACCCAACTTGCCAATGGTGGACTCAAACGACGCTGA
- the Fgfr1 gene encoding fibroblast growth factor receptor 1 isoform X2, with product MWSWKCLLFWAVLVTATLCTARPAPTLPEQAQPWGAPVEVESLLVHPGDLLQLRCRLRDDVQSINWLRDGVQLVESNRTRITGEEVEVRDSVPADSGLYTCVTSSPSGSDTTYFSVNVSDALPSSEDDDDDDDSSSEEKETDNTKPNRMPVAPYWTSPEKMEKKLHAVPAAKTVKFKCPSSGTPNPTLRWLKNGKEFKPDHRIGGYKVRYATWSIIMDSVVPSDKGNYTCIVENEYGSINHTYQLDVVERSPHRPILQAGLPANKTVALGSNVEFMCKVYSDPQPHIQWLKHIEVNGSKIGPDNLPYVQILKTAGVNTTDKEMEVLHLRNVSFEDAGEYTCLAGNSIGLSHHSAWLTVLEALEERPAVMTSPLYLEIIIYCTGAFLISCMVGSVIIYKMKSGTKKSDFHSQMAVHKLAKSIPLRRQVSADSSASMNSGVLLVRPSRLSSSGTPMLAGVSEYELPEDPRWELPRDRLVLGKPLGEGCFGQVVLAEAIGLDKDKPNRVTKVAVKMLKSDATEKDLSDLISEMEMMKMIGKHKNIINLLGACTQDGPLYVIVEYASKGNLREFLQARRPPGLEYCYNPSHNPEEQLSSKDLVSCAYQVARGMEYLASKKCIHRDLAARNVLVTEDNVMKIADFGLARDIHHIDYYKKTTNGRLPVKWMAPEALFDRIYTHQSDVWSFGVLLWEIFTLGGSPYPGVPVEELFKLLKEGHRMDKPSNCTNELYMMMRDCWHAVPSQRPTFKQLVEDLDRIVALTSNQEYLDLSMPLDQYSPSFPDTRSSTCSSGEDSVFSHEPLPEEPCLPRHPTQLANGGLKRR from the exons CTCAGCCCTGGGGAGCCCCTGTGGAAGTGGAGTCCCTCCTGGTCCACCCTGGTGACCTGCTGCAGCTTCGCTGTCGGCTGCGGGACGATGTGCAGAGCATCAACTGGCTGCGAGACGGGGTACAGCTGGTGGAAAGCAACCGTACCCGCATCACaggggaggaggtggaggtgcGGGATTCCGTGCCCGCGGACTCTGGCCTCTACACCTGTGTGACCAGCAGCCCCTCTGGCAGCGACACCACCTACTTCTCCGTCAATGTCTCAG ATGCACTCCCCTCCTCGGAGGATGACGATGACGATGATGACTCCTcttcagaggagaaagagacagacaacaccaaaccaaaccgtATGC CCGTAGCTCCATATTGGACATCCCcagaaaagatggaaaagaaattgCATGCCGTGCCAGCTGCCAAGACAGTGAAGTTCAAATGCCCTTCCAGTGGGACACCTAACCCCACACTGCGCTGGTTGAAAAATGGGAAAGAATTCAAACCTGACCACAGGATTGGAGGCTACAAG GTCCGTTATGCCACCTGGAGCATCATAATGGACTCTGTGGTACCTTCAGACAAAGGCAACTACACCTGTATTGTGGAGAATGAGTATGGCAGCATTAACCACACCTATCAGCTCGACGTCGTGG AGCGGTCCCCACATCGGCCTATCCTACAGGCAGGATTGCCTGCCAACAAGACAGTGGCCCTGGGCAGCAATGTGGAGTTCATGTGTAAGGTGTACAGTGACCCACAGCCCCACATCCAGTGGCTGAAGCACATCGAGGTGAATGGGAGTAAGATTGGTCCAGACAACCTGCCTTATGTCCAGATCTTGAAG ACTGCCGGAGTTAATACCACCGACAAAGAGATGGAAGTGCTTCATTTAAGAAATGTCTCCTTTGAGGACGCGGGGGAGTATACGTGCTTGGCGGGTAACTCTATCGGACTCTCCCATCACTCTGCATGGTTGACCGTTCTGGAAG CCCTGGAAGAGAGACCGGCAGTGATGACCTCGCCCCTGTACCTGGAGATCATCATCTACTGCACAGGGGCCTTCCTCATCTCCTGCATGGTGGGCTCTGTCATCATCTACAAGATGAAGAGTGGTACCAAGAAGAGTGACTTCCATAGCCAGATGGCCGTGCACAAGCTGGCCAAGAGCATCCCTCTGCGCAGACAG GTGTCAGCTGACTCCAGTGCATCCATGAACTCTGGGGTACTTCTGGTTCGACCCTCTCGTCTCTCCTCCAGTGGGACCCCCATGCTAGCTGGGGTCTCTGAATATGAGCTTCCTGAAGATCCCCGATGGGAGCTACCCAGAGACAG ACTGGTCTTAGGTAAACCTCTGGGAGAAGGCTGCTTTGGGCAGGTGGTATTGGCAGAGGCCATTGGGCTGGACAAGGACAAACCCAACCGTGTGACCAAAGTGGCCGTGAAGATGTTGAAGT CGGATGCAACAGAGAAGGACCTGTCAGACCTGATCTCAGAGATGGAAATGATGAAGATGATCGGGAAACACAAGAACATCATCAACCTGCTGGGGGCCTGCACTCAAGATG GTCCTTTGTACGTCATTGTGGAGTATGCTTCTAAGGGTAACCTGCGGGAGTTCCTGCAGGCCCGGAGGCCCCCGGGTCTGGAATACTgttacaaccccagccacaaCCCAGAGGAACAGCTTTCCTCCAAGGACCTGGTATCCTGTGCCTATCAGGTGGCCCGAGGCATGGAGTATCTTGCCTCCAAGAAG TGCATCCACCGAGATCTAGCTGCCAGGAATGTCCTGGTGACAGAGGACAATGTCATGAAGATTGCAGACTTTGGCCTAGCTAGGGACATTCACCACATCGACTACTATAAAAAGACAACCAAC GGCCGGCTACCTGTTAAGTGGATGGCTCCTGAGGCACTGTTTGACCGGATCTATACCCATCAGAGTGATGT GTGGTCTTTTGGGGTGCTCCTGTGGGAAATCTTCACTCTGGGTGGTTCCCCGTATCCTGGTGTGCCTGTGGAGGAGCTTTTCAAGCTGCTGAAGGAAGGTCATCGAATGGACAAACCCAGTAACTGCACCAACGAGCT GTACATGATGATGCGGGACTGCTGGCATGCGGTGCCCTCTCAGAGACCTACCTTCAAGCAGCTGGTGGAAGACCTGGACCGCATTGTGGCTTTGACCTCCAATCAG GAGTATCTGGATCTGTCAATGCCCCTAGACCAGTACTCGCCCAGCTTTCCTGACACCCGAAGCTCTACCTGCTCCTCGGGGGAGGATTCCGTCTTCTCTCATGAGCCGTTGCCTGAGGAGCCCTGTCTGCCCCGACACCCTACCCAACTTGCCAATGGTGGACTCAAACGACGCTGA